A DNA window from Mycobacterium sp. IDR2000157661 contains the following coding sequences:
- a CDS encoding TetR/AcrR family transcriptional regulator yields MNEPLRDASGGEDTSTRHRILVATAEVLGRSGQTKLSLSEVALQAGVSRPTLYRWFADKQELLTAFGVYERDLFDNGISKATAGLRGAEKLDAALRFIVDYQHSYSGVRLVDIEPEVVIAQLAKIIPIMRARLEKLLAGPNAAVKAATAIRVAVSHYIVRSDDDDQFLAQLRHAVGIKSNG; encoded by the coding sequence GTGAACGAACCGCTGCGCGACGCATCCGGAGGCGAGGACACCTCGACACGCCACCGAATCCTGGTCGCGACGGCGGAGGTCCTCGGCCGCAGTGGGCAGACCAAGCTCAGCCTGTCCGAGGTCGCCCTTCAGGCCGGCGTTTCCCGGCCGACACTCTATCGCTGGTTCGCCGACAAGCAGGAACTTCTCACGGCGTTCGGCGTCTACGAGCGCGACCTGTTCGACAACGGCATCAGCAAAGCGACCGCAGGTCTTCGGGGCGCCGAGAAACTCGACGCCGCACTGCGCTTCATCGTCGACTACCAGCACTCTTACTCGGGTGTGCGGCTCGTCGACATCGAACCCGAGGTGGTGATCGCGCAGTTGGCGAAGATCATCCCGATCATGCGGGCGAGGCTTGAGAAGCTGCTGGCGGGGCCCAACGCAGCGGTCAAGGCCGCCACCGCAATCCGGGTCGCCGTCTCCCACTACATCGTCCGCAGCGATGACGACGACCAGTTTCTGGCGCAGCTGCGGCACGCGGTCGGAATCAAGTCGAACGGCTGA
- a CDS encoding aldehyde dehydrogenase family protein — MTQVQSETGVLAGDERMLIDGELRSTTSGATFDVVHPASEEVAGRATDGTVEDMARAVGAARRAFDETDWSQDLDFRHHCLTQLHEAFERNKERLRRILITEVGCPVSVSGSQIESPIEEVRHWAAHGKAFDYLVDNGVHETPLGPARRKIHYEPVGVVGAITPWNVPFYLNVAETVPALMAGNTVVLKPAQLTPWSGTEYGRIVAEETDIPAGVFNVVVSNANEVGAALSADPRVDMITFTGSTATGRAILAAAAPTVKKTLLELGGKSAHIVLDDADFNAALSMAAMMACVMSGQSCILPSRILLPRSRYDEGLEILKNMMENFPIGDPWTPGNMQGPQISETQRQKVLGLIKSGVDSGARLVTGGGIPQNLPVGYYTQPTLLADVDPNSQVAQEEIFGPVLTVTPFDTDAEAVAIANNTIYGLSGEVSSGDVDRAFEVAKRMRTGNVTINGKSHFGINSPFGGTKQSGLGYRNGEEGYKEYLEAKTIGMPNE; from the coding sequence ATGACGCAAGTGCAGAGTGAGACCGGCGTGCTCGCTGGCGACGAACGGATGCTGATCGACGGAGAGCTGCGGTCCACGACCAGCGGCGCGACGTTCGACGTCGTCCATCCGGCCAGCGAAGAAGTGGCCGGCCGAGCCACCGACGGAACGGTCGAGGACATGGCGCGTGCCGTCGGCGCGGCCCGCCGGGCGTTCGACGAGACCGACTGGTCGCAGGATCTGGACTTCCGCCACCACTGCCTGACCCAACTGCACGAGGCGTTCGAACGTAACAAGGAACGGTTGCGCCGCATCCTGATCACCGAGGTCGGCTGCCCGGTCTCGGTCAGCGGTAGCCAGATCGAGAGCCCCATCGAGGAGGTCAGGCACTGGGCAGCACACGGCAAGGCGTTCGACTATCTGGTCGACAACGGCGTGCACGAAACGCCGCTCGGACCCGCGCGGCGGAAGATCCACTACGAGCCGGTCGGTGTGGTCGGCGCGATCACTCCGTGGAACGTGCCGTTCTACCTGAACGTCGCCGAGACGGTACCCGCGCTGATGGCCGGCAACACCGTCGTGCTCAAGCCCGCTCAGCTGACGCCGTGGTCGGGCACGGAATACGGGCGCATCGTCGCCGAGGAGACCGACATTCCCGCCGGCGTGTTCAACGTCGTGGTGTCCAATGCCAACGAGGTCGGCGCCGCGCTGAGCGCCGACCCCCGGGTGGACATGATCACGTTCACCGGGTCGACGGCAACCGGGCGGGCGATTCTGGCCGCCGCCGCTCCGACGGTGAAGAAGACACTGCTCGAACTCGGCGGCAAGTCGGCCCACATCGTGCTCGACGACGCCGATTTCAATGCGGCGCTGTCGATGGCCGCGATGATGGCGTGCGTCATGTCTGGTCAGAGCTGCATCCTGCCGAGCCGGATCCTGTTGCCGCGCAGCCGCTATGACGAAGGCCTGGAGATCCTCAAGAACATGATGGAGAACTTTCCGATCGGCGATCCGTGGACACCGGGCAACATGCAGGGCCCACAGATCAGCGAGACCCAACGGCAGAAGGTGCTCGGCCTCATCAAGAGCGGCGTCGACTCGGGTGCCCGGCTGGTCACCGGCGGCGGCATCCCGCAGAACCTGCCCGTGGGTTACTACACGCAGCCGACGCTGCTGGCCGACGTCGACCCGAATTCGCAAGTGGCACAGGAGGAGATCTTCGGTCCCGTACTGACCGTCACCCCGTTCGACACCGACGCCGAGGCGGTCGCGATCGCCAACAACACCATCTACGGCCTGTCCGGTGAGGTGAGCAGCGGCGATGTCGACCGTGCGTTCGAGGTCGCCAAGCGGATGCGCACCGGCAACGTCACGATCAACGGCAAGAGCCACTTCGGAATCAACAGTCCCTTCGGTGGCACCAAGCAGAGCGGCCTGGGCTACCGCAACGGCGAGGAGGGCTACAAGGAGTATCTGGAGGCCAAGACCATCGGCATGCCGAATGAGTGA
- a CDS encoding nuclear transport factor 2 family protein, which produces MSDDAEIARLLYRYARAVDTKDWELYRSVFTEDAVIDYSSAGIPPGSRDEIAELFGTAFATIPWSMHYITNIEAEVEGDTAKVRAMFYNPMQLPGMAEQSSCGGYYFHDLVRTPDGWRSRQLREDNVWFVNRPDGLGDHP; this is translated from the coding sequence ATGAGTGACGACGCCGAGATCGCACGGCTGCTCTACCGCTACGCGCGCGCCGTCGACACCAAGGACTGGGAGCTCTACCGCTCGGTGTTCACCGAAGACGCGGTGATCGACTACTCGTCGGCAGGAATCCCGCCGGGGTCGCGCGACGAGATTGCCGAGCTGTTCGGCACCGCGTTCGCCACGATCCCGTGGAGCATGCACTACATCACCAACATCGAGGCGGAGGTCGAGGGCGACACCGCGAAGGTGCGTGCGATGTTCTACAACCCCATGCAGCTGCCCGGCATGGCCGAGCAGAGTTCCTGCGGCGGCTACTACTTCCACGATCTGGTGCGCACGCCCGACGGCTGGCGCAGCCGGCAACTGCGCGAGGACAACGTCTGGTTCGTCAACCGCCCGGACGGTCTCGGCGATCACCCCTGA
- the rlmN gene encoding 23S rRNA (adenine(2503)-C(2))-methyltransferase RlmN encodes MSDSPVALPLVFDAPRRAMPPRHLADLDEAGRAAAVADLGLPAFRAKQLANQYYGRLIADPHQMTDLPAAARDQVADALFPKLLDAVREIECDAGETRKVLWRGGDGTTFESVLMRYPERNTVCISSQAGCGMACPFCATGQGGLKRNLSTAEILEQVRAAAVELRDRDGDGIAPPARSGRLSNIVFMGMGEPLANYHRVLAAVRRITSAPPHGFGISARAVTVSTVGLAPAIRKLADERLGVTLAVSLHAPDDELRDTLVPVNNRWKVAEVLDAARYYADVTGRRVSIEYALIRDVNDQPWRADLLGKRLHGALGPLAHVNLIPLNPTPGSQWDASPKAAEREFVRRVRGRGVSCTVRDTRGREIAAACGQLAAQG; translated from the coding sequence ATGTCCGACTCTCCCGTGGCCCTGCCGCTCGTATTCGACGCGCCGCGACGCGCAATGCCGCCGCGGCACCTCGCCGACCTCGACGAGGCAGGCCGCGCCGCGGCCGTTGCCGATCTCGGGCTGCCGGCCTTCCGCGCCAAGCAGTTGGCCAATCAGTACTACGGGCGGCTGATCGCCGATCCGCACCAGATGACCGACCTACCTGCCGCCGCGCGCGATCAGGTCGCCGACGCGCTGTTCCCGAAGCTCCTCGACGCCGTGCGGGAGATCGAGTGCGACGCGGGTGAGACCCGCAAGGTGCTGTGGCGCGGGGGGGACGGCACGACGTTCGAGTCGGTGCTGATGCGGTACCCCGAGCGCAACACCGTATGCATCTCGTCGCAGGCGGGCTGCGGTATGGCCTGCCCGTTCTGCGCGACGGGCCAGGGCGGGCTCAAACGCAACCTGTCGACAGCCGAGATCCTCGAGCAGGTCCGTGCGGCGGCGGTGGAACTGCGCGACCGCGACGGTGACGGGATCGCGCCCCCCGCGCGCAGCGGCAGACTGTCCAACATCGTGTTCATGGGCATGGGTGAGCCGTTGGCCAACTACCACCGCGTGCTGGCCGCGGTGCGTCGCATCACGTCCGCACCGCCGCACGGGTTCGGGATCTCGGCGCGTGCGGTCACCGTGTCGACGGTCGGCCTGGCGCCTGCGATCCGCAAATTGGCCGACGAACGGCTCGGTGTCACGCTCGCGGTGTCGCTGCACGCGCCCGACGACGAACTGCGCGACACGCTGGTTCCGGTCAACAACCGATGGAAGGTGGCCGAGGTACTGGACGCGGCGCGGTACTACGCCGACGTCACCGGGCGGCGCGTCTCCATCGAGTACGCGCTCATCCGCGACGTCAACGATCAGCCCTGGCGGGCCGACCTTCTCGGCAAGCGGTTGCACGGCGCGCTGGGCCCGCTCGCCCATGTCAACCTGATTCCGCTGAACCCGACCCCGGGCAGCCAATGGGACGCCAGTCCCAAAGCGGCGGAGCGGGAGTTCGTCAGGCGGGTCCGCGGGCGCGGGGTGTCCTGCACGGTTCGCGACACCCGCGGTCGCGAGATCGCCGCCGCCTGTGGGCAATTGGCCGCTCAGGGGTGA
- a CDS encoding phosphatidate cytidylyltransferase — protein sequence MTEQHPKPVTDKPVDEPQKKKSRAGRDLPAAIGVGVLLGAMAIGILLFAPIGWLPVLAVFIPIATHEVIRRLREAGYALPAVPLLVGGQAMIWLTWPFGTVGLLGAYGGTIVVCMVWRLVGHGLREQPVNYLRDISAAVLVATWVPLFASFSALLVFQDHGGGRVFTVIASVVFADIGGYVAGVLFGKHLMAPAISPKKSWEGFGGSLVFGTTAAVVSVVFLLDKPAWVGIPLGLMLVVTGVLGDLVESQVKRDLGIKDMGALLPGHGGIMDRIDAMLPSAVAGWIVLTLLA from the coding sequence GTGACCGAGCAGCACCCCAAACCCGTGACAGACAAGCCGGTCGACGAACCGCAGAAGAAGAAGTCGCGGGCAGGCCGTGACCTGCCCGCCGCCATCGGTGTGGGCGTGCTGCTCGGTGCAATGGCCATCGGCATCCTGCTGTTCGCCCCGATCGGATGGCTGCCGGTGCTTGCGGTCTTCATCCCGATCGCCACCCACGAGGTGATCCGCCGGCTGCGGGAGGCGGGCTATGCGTTGCCTGCCGTCCCGTTGCTGGTCGGCGGACAGGCGATGATCTGGCTGACGTGGCCGTTCGGCACCGTCGGCCTGCTCGGTGCCTACGGCGGAACGATCGTCGTGTGCATGGTATGGCGCCTCGTCGGGCACGGACTGCGCGAACAGCCCGTCAACTATCTGCGCGACATCTCGGCGGCGGTGCTCGTGGCTACGTGGGTGCCGCTGTTCGCCAGCTTCAGCGCGTTGCTGGTCTTCCAGGACCACGGTGGTGGCCGGGTGTTCACCGTCATCGCCAGCGTGGTGTTCGCCGACATCGGCGGCTACGTCGCGGGCGTGCTGTTCGGCAAGCACCTGATGGCGCCCGCGATCAGCCCGAAGAAGTCGTGGGAGGGATTCGGCGGCTCGCTGGTGTTCGGCACCACCGCCGCCGTCGTGTCGGTGGTGTTCCTGCTCGACAAACCCGCCTGGGTGGGGATACCACTCGGGTTGATGCTGGTGGTCACGGGCGTGTTGGGCGACCTGGTGGAGTCACAGGTCAAGCGCGACCTCGGCATCAAGGACATGGGCGCGCTGCTGCCCGGTCACGGCGGCATCATGGACCGCATCGATGCCATGCTGCCCTCGGCCGTCGCCGGCTGGATCGTGCTGACCCTGTTGGCCTAG
- the frr gene encoding ribosome recycling factor — protein MIDETLFDAEEKMEKAVSVARDDLASIRTGRANPGMFARVNVDYYGAATPITQLSSINVPEARMVVIKPYETNQLRNIEDAIRHSDLGVNPTNDGNVIRVSIPQLTEERRRDLVKQAKAKGEDARVSVRNIRRKAMEELHRIKKDGEAGEDEVARAEKDLDKTTHTYTTQIDELVKHKEGELLEV, from the coding sequence TTGATCGACGAAACGCTCTTCGACGCCGAAGAGAAGATGGAGAAGGCCGTGTCTGTGGCGCGCGACGACCTCGCCTCGATCCGCACCGGCCGGGCCAATCCCGGCATGTTCGCGCGCGTCAACGTCGACTATTACGGTGCCGCCACGCCGATCACGCAGCTGTCGAGTATCAACGTGCCCGAGGCCCGGATGGTGGTGATCAAGCCCTACGAGACGAATCAGCTGCGCAACATCGAGGACGCGATCCGCCACTCCGACCTCGGCGTCAACCCGACCAACGACGGCAACGTCATCCGGGTGTCCATCCCGCAGCTCACCGAGGAACGCCGCCGCGACCTGGTCAAGCAGGCCAAGGCCAAGGGCGAGGATGCCCGGGTGTCGGTGCGCAACATCCGTCGCAAGGCGATGGAGGAGCTGCACCGCATCAAGAAGGACGGCGAGGCGGGCGAAGACGAGGTGGCCCGCGCGGAGAAGGACCTCGACAAGACCACCCACACCTACACCACCCAGATCGACGAGCTGGTCAAGCACAAAGAAGGCGAGCTGCTGGAGGTCTAG
- the pyrH gene encoding UMP kinase yields MAEPSSRPTSPNGAEASPHPHRPYTRVLLKLGGEMFGGGEVGLDPDVVHLVARQIAEVVRSGVQVAVVIGGGNFFRGAQLQQRGMQRTRSDYMGMLGTVMNSLALQDFLEREGIATRVQTAITMGQVAEPYIPLRAVRHLEKGRVVIFGAGMGLPYFSTDTTAAQRALEIGADVVLMAKAVEGVFTADPREYPDAELLTSVSHREVIDRGLKVADATAFSLCMDNGMPILVFNLLTDGNIARAVAGEKIGTLVTT; encoded by the coding sequence ATGGCAGAGCCAAGCAGCCGGCCAACCAGCCCCAACGGAGCCGAGGCTTCCCCTCATCCCCACCGGCCGTACACCCGGGTGTTGCTCAAGCTCGGTGGCGAGATGTTCGGCGGCGGGGAGGTCGGCCTCGACCCCGACGTCGTTCACCTGGTGGCGCGCCAGATCGCCGAGGTCGTCCGCAGCGGCGTGCAGGTGGCCGTCGTCATCGGTGGTGGCAACTTCTTCCGCGGTGCGCAACTGCAGCAGCGCGGTATGCAACGCACCCGCAGCGACTACATGGGCATGCTCGGCACCGTGATGAACAGCCTTGCGCTGCAGGACTTCCTGGAGCGTGAGGGTATCGCGACGCGGGTGCAGACGGCCATCACGATGGGTCAGGTCGCCGAGCCCTACATCCCGCTGCGCGCCGTGCGGCATCTCGAGAAGGGCCGGGTGGTCATCTTCGGCGCCGGCATGGGGCTGCCCTACTTCTCCACCGACACCACCGCGGCTCAGCGCGCGCTGGAGATCGGCGCCGATGTCGTGTTGATGGCCAAGGCCGTCGAGGGCGTGTTCACCGCCGACCCGCGCGAGTACCCCGACGCCGAATTGCTCACCTCGGTGAGCCACCGCGAGGTCATCGACCGCGGCCTGAAGGTGGCCGACGCCACCGCGTTCAGCCTGTGCATGGACAACGGCATGCCGATCCTGGTGTTCAACCTGCTCACCGACGGCAATATCGCGCGCGCCGTGGCGGGTGAGAAGATCGGAACGCTGGTCACCACCTGA